One stretch of Saccharopolyspora erythraea DNA includes these proteins:
- a CDS encoding response regulator, with amino-acid sequence MAGVNTEVRVLIVDDDALVRAGLTMMLDGAGGIAVVGEAADGDAAIGMADARGPDIVLMDIRMPKVNGITATRRLRARRDPPEVVVLTTFDTDENILHALRAGAGGFLLKDTPPAQIVNAIRKVAAGDPILSPRITRKLMDKMATHADDYERARTSFARLSDREHEVALAIARGNTNADIAAELFMSVATVKAHVSRVLTKLELSNRTQIALLAHDAGQA; translated from the coding sequence GTGGCCGGTGTGAACACCGAGGTTCGAGTCCTGATCGTCGACGACGACGCCCTCGTGCGCGCCGGGCTGACCATGATGCTCGACGGCGCCGGCGGCATCGCGGTGGTCGGCGAGGCCGCCGACGGAGATGCCGCGATCGGCATGGCCGACGCGCGCGGGCCCGACATCGTCCTGATGGATATCCGGATGCCGAAGGTCAACGGCATCACCGCCACCCGGCGACTGCGCGCCCGGCGGGATCCGCCCGAGGTCGTCGTGCTGACGACCTTCGACACCGACGAGAACATCCTGCATGCGCTGCGGGCAGGTGCGGGTGGATTCCTGCTCAAGGACACCCCGCCCGCGCAGATCGTGAACGCGATCCGAAAGGTCGCGGCGGGTGACCCGATCCTGTCACCGCGCATCACCCGCAAGCTGATGGACAAGATGGCCACCCACGCCGACGACTACGAACGAGCCCGCACGAGTTTCGCCAGGCTCTCCGATCGGGAGCACGAGGTCGCGCTCGCCATCGCGCGCGGAAACACGAACGCCGACATCGCGGCGGAACTCTTCATGAGCGTGGCCACGGTGAAGGCGCACGTTTCCCGCGTTCTGACCAAGCTCGAACTCAGCAATCGCACCCAGATCGCACTCCTGGCCCACGACGCCGGCCAGGCCTGA
- a CDS encoding sensor histidine kinase, translating to MQPVTPRQNQRRMVTAVVIVATLLVASVVFSEVNSKTGPDELVLDVVVGALGCALLIGLFRWPIPIAITLAALAALSPTATPLSTAATLQTARGQRANVAGWVALAGVVGHAIYGLWRPMPGLSYAWWLVLDVVVHAGLFAWGALGRARRALIGSLQERARRAEAEQGRRVAEARAAERTALAREMHDVLAHRLSLVATYAGALEYRQDAEPARLAHAAGIVRDGVHQALDELRDVISVLRDDAESADPPQLDLADLTALVEENRAAGTPVHFENQPDELASLPASTGRTGYRIVQEGLTNARKHAARQPVSLIVSGGPGTGLRIEIRNPVPDTPATVPGSGTGLIGLTERVRLTGGRLDHELTGSGEFQLRASLPWPV from the coding sequence GTGCAACCCGTGACTCCGCGCCAGAACCAACGGCGCATGGTGACCGCCGTCGTCATCGTGGCGACCCTGCTGGTGGCATCGGTGGTCTTCAGCGAGGTCAACAGCAAGACCGGTCCAGACGAACTGGTGCTCGACGTCGTCGTCGGTGCACTCGGCTGCGCCCTGCTGATCGGCCTGTTCCGATGGCCGATACCGATCGCGATCACGCTGGCCGCGCTGGCCGCGCTGTCTCCGACCGCCACCCCGCTGTCGACAGCGGCGACCTTGCAGACCGCAAGGGGTCAACGTGCCAACGTCGCGGGGTGGGTGGCACTGGCCGGAGTCGTCGGGCACGCGATCTACGGCCTGTGGCGGCCGATGCCCGGCCTGTCCTACGCCTGGTGGCTGGTGCTGGACGTGGTCGTGCACGCCGGGCTGTTCGCCTGGGGCGCGTTGGGCAGGGCACGCCGGGCCCTGATCGGCTCCCTGCAGGAACGCGCCAGGCGCGCCGAGGCCGAGCAGGGACGACGCGTCGCGGAAGCGCGAGCAGCCGAACGCACCGCACTCGCGAGGGAGATGCATGATGTGCTCGCCCACCGGCTCTCCCTGGTGGCCACCTACGCGGGGGCGCTCGAATACCGCCAGGACGCCGAACCCGCACGGCTCGCGCACGCCGCGGGGATCGTTCGCGACGGCGTCCACCAGGCGCTCGACGAACTGCGGGACGTGATCAGCGTGCTGCGGGACGACGCGGAGTCGGCCGACCCGCCGCAACTCGACCTCGCGGACCTGACCGCACTCGTCGAGGAGAACCGCGCTGCCGGCACTCCGGTCCACTTCGAGAACCAGCCCGACGAACTGGCATCGCTGCCCGCGTCGACCGGCCGCACCGGATACCGGATCGTGCAGGAAGGCCTGACCAACGCCCGCAAGCACGCGGCCCGCCAGCCGGTTTCGCTCATCGTGAGCGGCGGGCCCGGGACGGGCTTGCGCATCGAGATCCGCAACCCCGTCCCGGACACTCCCGCGACCGTTCCCGGCTCCGGTACCGGGCTCATCGGCCTCACCGAGCGGGTCCGCCTCACCGGTGGTCGGCTCGACCACGAATTGACGGGTTCCGGCGAATTCCAGCTCCGCGCCTCGCTACCGTGGCCGGTGTGA